CCCAGTTCGGCGACCACGAGGTCCGCCGTGACGTCCTCCTCGCACGTCAGCACCAGTACCGTCATCGCGGACGCCGGCCGGTCAGTCGTCGAAGTGCGTCTGGGAGCCGGCCGTCGACGTCGTCGTGCCGGCAGCCCGCAGCACCTCCGGGTCGGCCACGGCGGGCCGTCCGTCGGGCAGGACGTTCAGTTGGAGCGCGGCGTCGTACGCGTACGGCGGGGCGGTGCCGGCCCCGGCTCCGGCCGGCACGGCGTACCGCAGGGCGAACGGTCGTCCCATGGCTTCTTCCCGATCCCTTCGTCGACCACCGGTGGGTACCGGTGAGTACGGGCCGGGGGCGTGGGAAGCTCACCACGATCCGTGACACCGGCCCCGCCGGATGCGGCGGGGCCGGTGTCACGGGCGTTGCGCGGAACCGGTCAGAACGTGAGGTTCCAGGCGTCGATCCGGCCGGAGTCCTGCGTGGCGACGTCGCGCACGCGCAGCTTCCACGTACCGGCGGCGACCTCCGCCGAGGCGTTCACGGTGTACGTCTTGACGACGTCGTCGCCGCTGTCGCCGTTCGCGAAGTCCTCCAGCGGGTACACCGTGCCGTCCGGGGCGACCAGCGACAGGACGAGGTCGCCGCGGTAGGTGTGCTTGACGTCCACGCCGACCTTGAGGGCGGCCGGGGCGTTGCCGCTCACGCCGGTGACGGTGATCGGGCTCTCCACCGTGCCGTTGTCGGTGATCGCGACGTCGGCGGTGTTCTCGAAGTACGTGCCCGGTGTCGGCGTCGAACCGCCGACGGCCTTCAGCGCGTCGGTCTGGCCCTCGCCGAAGAAGCCGTTCTTCGCGGTCGTGCCCGTGCACCGGCTGTCGGACGGGCAGGCGGTGTCGGTCGCCTGCGAGGCGAGGCGGGCCCGGAGGTCGGCCGGGGTGAACGACGGGTTCACGCTGGCCAGCAGCGCGGCGACGCCGGCCACGTGCGGGGAGGCCATCGACGTGCCGTTCATGTTGCCGTACTTGCCGCCGGGCAGCGTGGAGTAGACGCCGCTGGAGCCGTCGCCGCCCGGCGCGGCGATGTCGATGACGTCACGGCCGAAGTTCGAGTACGAGGCCTTCACGTTGCCGCGGCCCATGGCGGCGACGGTCACGACGCCCGGCAGTTCGGTGGGGATGTCGACGCAGGCGTTGGTGATCCTGCGGCTCACCGGGGTCGAGTCGTTGGGGCTCGACGTGTCGGTGGTCTTGTTGGCGAGGTCGTAGTTCGAGTTGCCCGCCGCGGCGACCTGGAGGGAGCCCTTGCCCTCGGCGTACGCCTGTGCGCGCCGGACGCCCTCGATGATGGCGGCCTGGTCGGCGTCGTCCGGGCAGTTGAACATCCACGGGTCGGTGTAGTAGCTGTTGTTCGTGACCCGGAAGCCGTGGTCGCCCGCCCACATGAAGCCGCAGATGGTGTTCTCGGCGAAGAACATCGACGTCGTGGGCTCCGCGATGCGGACGGAGGAGATCCGCACACCCGGCGCGACGCCGATGACGCCCTTGCCGTTCTTCGCGGCGGCGATGGTGCCCGCCACGTGCGTGCCGTGGGTGCCGACGTCGCGCCACGCGCCGGCCCGCGTGTCCGCCCGGCCGTAGGCGCAGGAGACCGAGTCGGCGGCGTTGAAGTTCGGGGCGATGTCCTGGTGCAGGTCGTCGACGCCGGTGTCCAGGACGCCGACCTTCACGGTGGCGGAGCCGGTGGTGACGGCCCACGCCTGGTCGGCCCTGATCTGGGTCATGTCCCAGCGGTCCGACTCGGTGAGCGTCGTCGCGCTCTGCGTGGGGGTGGGCGGCAGGGCCGGCGCGTACGCGTCGGCGGGCACGTCCGACGTGCGGGTCGCGCCGACCTGCTGGACGCCGCTGACGCCGCGCATCGTCGTGGCGAACGTCGCGGAGGCGGAGTGCGCGACGACGACGCCGATGGCGTCGTAGTGCGCGAAGACCGTGCCGCCGTTGCCGGCGACGGCGGCGCGCACCGCGGAGGTGTCGCCGGGCGTGGTGATCACCAGGTAGGCGCGGGTTCCCGCGGCCCAGGCGCCGGTGGGCGCCGTCGCGGCGGTCGGCGTGGCCGCCGCGGCCTGCGGAGCGGCGGCGGCGGGGGCCGCGGGTGCCGCGAGGGCGACGGCCGCGCCGAGGGCGACGGCGGCGGCCGAGCGTCTGAGCCCGGCGGATATGTGGGGAAGCATGTGTCCTCCGAAGGCCCGGCGACACGGGAGGCGTCGGGCGGGCCGGGATGAAGAAGTGGTCGAGCCGCAAGATCTCAGATGTGAGCACGTCAAGGGAAGTACCGTTTCGCCACCGGTTGTTCGCCCTCCGGACGGACATAGGCGGCCCAAGTGCGGCAAAGAGGGGCCGAATCGGCACGCGGTCTCACCACACGGCACCCCCACCGCGGCGGCGGCAGCCCCCGTCGAGGGGTACGGGCACGTCCTCGCCGGCTCCCCGCCGCCCCGTCGGCCCCACCGCGCCTCACGGACCGCCCGCCCCCGCCGGCCACCCGCCCCGCCGCTCGCCCCCGCCGACGACCTGCCGTCGGGCCGGGCCGCCTCAGCCGGCCGCCGTCACCTCGGCCGCCAGCGCCGCCCGCAGCCAGTCGTCGGTGGCGCCGAACGTCGGCTCGGGCGACGCGGCCAGCTCCGCGGTCAGCCGCCAGAAGCGGTCGACGCCCGGGTGCGCGAGCTCGTCGAGGTAGACGGTGAGGCGCCGCCGGAACGCGGGCGTGTCACGGAGGCCGCGCGCCCCGGCGTGGGCCGCCACGAAGGCGTCGACCGCCCCGCCGGACGGCTGCCGCGCCGCCCGCAGTTCGGGCGCCGCCGCCGCGTACACCTCGGCGAGGGCCTCGTACAGCACGGCGGGCCGGCAGGCGCCGCCGGGATCACCCGGCACCGTCCGGCAGACGGTGACCGCGCCCGTCCCGTCCGCCGCGAGGGCGTTGAGCCGCGCGAGGGCCAGTACCTGGGCGGGCGTCGGTTCCGCGGGCGGCTGCGGGACCGCCGCGTCGGAGATGGCCGAGAACAGTCGCGCGGGCAGCCGCGGCGGGAGGACCCGTCGGAGGAATCGCGCCACCGGTGCCGTGCTGGGCGGGGTGCCCAACGAACCCACCAGGCACAGCCGTTCGGCCCGTTCCTCGGCCGGGCTCTCCTGGAGCAGCCGCAGCGCCGCCTCCCGCCAGCGCAGCGCCACCATGCGGGAGCCCACGTCCCGCAGGTGCCCCGCGATGACGTCGTCCAGCGCGCCCTCCCGCTCCAGGACCCGGCCGACGTCCGCGACCGGCACGTCGAGACCGCGCAGCGAGCGGATCAGACGCAGCCTGTCGAGGGCCCCGGGCCCGTACCGCCGGTGGCCGCCCGCGCTGCGACCGTCCTCCGGCAGCAGGCCGAGGTCCGAGTAGTAGCGCACGGTCTTCACGGTGACGCCCGCCCGCTCGGCGAGCTCGCCGATGCTCCACGTCTCCTCGACGGACATCTGCGGACCTCCTGACCCGGGGCGCCGGTGGTCCCTCACCGTACCGGGGCGGGTCGTCACGCCACCGGCGTACCGGGGCGCCCCCCCGGCGGCCGGGCCGCGGGCCGCGCCGGGTGTGCCGGGCGCCGGGCCGGTCCCCGCACCCCTGGAATCGCCACCGAACGGTCGAAATATCGCGCCTGCATATGCCTTTCCGATTACGCGCCCCGCATTTGCTCATAGCACACTTCGGGCCCCGGGTGGGATTATATTGACAGTGCAGTTAGCGGTACGGGTTAATGGAGGCGAATGGCTTCAAAGCGCGGCTCGTCGTTCTCGCGCGAGGGGGAATCGAGCCGCTCCACTACCGGAGTCGGCGAGGTTGCCACGGTGTTGTGACAGCCCGGCCGCGAGCTCGAATCCGGTCGCGGGCCGCACGGCACGTGCGCGGAGAATGGTGGACCGGGATTTCCTTCGGAGGGACATCGATGCCCCATCTCGACTCTTTCACGATTCCGGAATTTCATCTTCCATTTGAAAACTCGAAGGACCCGGCGGCAGACCGCGCCAACGCAGAGGCTACCGCCTGGGCCGTGGACCGGGGGCTGATCGACGGTGCCTGGGAACAGTTCGCCGGCATCGGCTTCGGGCACCTGACGGCGCGGGTCGACCGCGGCGCGCCGTACGAGCGCATCGTGCTGCTCTCCGAGTGGATGGCCTGGTCGTTCGTCCTCGACGACCAGCACGACCTGCTCATCAGGGAGGGTCGCCTCGACGCCTGGCAGCCGGTCTCCGACGCGATCGCCCGCCATGTGCGGGGCGAGCGTTCGGGCCGGCCGGGCGCGGCCCCGCACAGCGCGCTGCTCGACACCTTCGTCGAGCTCTGCGACCGGATCCTGGCCGGTATGCCCCCCTCGATCCAGGACCGCTACCGGGTCCACGTGCCGCGCATGCTGCGCTCCCTGGACGAGGAGGCGGCCAACCGGCGCCCCGGCCACCGGCCCACCGTCGAGGAGTACGTCCTCACCCGCCGGCACAGCTCCCAACTCCTGCCGATGATGGACATGGTCGAGGCCGACCAGGGCATCGAGGTCCCCGCCGAGATCCGCCGGAGCCCCGCCTTCCAGGAGCTCGCCTGGAGCGCCATCGACGTCATCTCCTGGGGCAACGACGTGTTCTCGCTGCCCAAGGAGTACTCCTGCGGGGACACCAACAACCTCGCCGCCCTGCTGGCCGCCTGGCACGACCTGACCCTCACCGACGCCGTACGGGCCGTGGAGGAGCGCGTCCACGCCCGTGTCGAGGACTTCCTCGCCGCCGCCCGGCGCCTGCCCGGCGCGCTGGAGGGGTTCGGCGTGACCGACGCCGCCGCGCGCACGGCCACCGACCGCTGCGTCCGCAGCTACGAGGACTGGATGGTCGGCGCCGACCTCTGGCAGCGTTACGACTGCACGCGCTACCGGGACGAGCGGTTCGCCGCCGGGCTCGAAGCCGCGTACACCCGACCGGACCTGCTCTCCGCGGCATGAGGGGAAAGCCCGTGGCCCGTACCAGCCACCGCACGTCCAGCGACGGACCCGAGCGGTCCGACGGCCCGGCCCGACCCGGCCCCGACGGGCCGGGGCCCGCCCGGCCGGGCGCCACCGCCGTCGCCCCCATGGCGCCCGGACGGCTGCCCGTCCTCGGCCACGCCCTCCAACTGTGGCGCGGCCCCATCGCCTTCCTCGAATCGCTGCGCCCCGCCGGGGCCGTCGTCCGCGTCGACCTCGGCGGCTGGCCCCTGCACGTCCTCACGGACCCCGACCTCATCCACACCGTCCTCGTCGGCGAGGCGCAGGACTACGGGCGCGGCCGGATCTTCGAGAAGCTCCGCCCCCTCTTCGGCAACGGCATCGCCACCACCGACGGGGCGTTCCACCGCAAGCAACGCCGGCTCATGCAGCCGGCGTTCCAACGCAACCGCATCAGCCGGTACGCGGAGCTGATGTGCCGCGAGGCGGACGCCATGGCCTCCTCCTGGTCCGCGGGCACGGAGGTCCGCGTCGACCGCGAGATGCGCCGGTTCGCGCTCTCCGCCGTCGCCGGCATGATCTTCTCCGGGGACGTCGACCAGCCCGCCGTGCGGGAGGTGCACCGGTCGTTCCCGATCATCCTGGAGGGCATGCTCGTCCGCACGGTCATGCCCAAGGCGTTCGACCGGCTCCCCATCCCCCTCAACCGGCGCTTCGACGGGGCCGCCACCCGCCTGCGCGCCATCATCGACGAGGTCGTCGCCGAGTACGGTCCCGAGGACCGCGGCCAAGACGACCTCATCTCGCTGCTGCTCTCCAGCACCGACGCCGAGACGGGCGAGACGATGAGCGCCGAGCAGGTGCGCGACGAACTCATCACCATCCTGTTCGGCGGCACCGAGACGGCCTCCACCACCCTGTCGTGGATCTTCCACGAACTGGCCCGCCACCCCGACGTGGAGAAGCGCGTCCACGCCGAGGTCGACGCCGTCGTCGGTGACCGCCCCGTGCGCCCCGACGACCTCGCCGCCCTGACGTACACCCGGAGCGTCTTCGAGGAGTCGCTGCGGCTCCACTCGCCGCTGCTCTTCACCCGCCGCACGCTCACCCCGGTCACCCTCGGCGGCGTGGCCATCCCCGCCGGGGCCGAGATCGCGTACAGCCCCTACGCGCTCCACCGCGACCCCGCGCTGTTCCGCGACCCGACCACGTTCGACGCCGACCGCTGGAGCGACGCCGACCCCTCGCGGCTGCCGCGCCTCAACAGCTTCATCCCCTTCGGCGCGGGCCAGCACAAGTGCATCGGCGACGCCTTCGCCGTCGCGGAGATCCTCAGCGCGGTCGCGAGCGTGGCCTCGCGGTGGCGTCTGGCCCCGGTCCCCGGCAGCGTCGTGAAGGAGGTCCCCGCCGGCATCCCCCTGCCCGACGCGCTCCCCATGGTGCCCGTACCGCGGCGCTGACGCGCCCTCCCTGAGCAAGGGTCAGCGGAGAATACACCGCCGACCCCGATCGAGTGGCGATGTTCCGGAAAGAAGGGCCATCGGCCGTAACAACCCGTCGCCTTGCCCTTACACTCGGCCGCACGTGCTGGAGGGGGCAAGTGATGACAACGGCCGGAGAACAGCAGGAACGGGACACCGCGCCGCTCCTGGAAGCGCCACTGCTGGAGCGGGATTCGGAGCTCCGCGCGATCCGGCGTGCGCTGGACGGTCTGTGCGGCACGTCGGCCGCCGGGGCGCACACCACGCGGCAGGGCGGCGTCCTCGCGTTCGCCGGGCCGGCGGGACTCGGGAAGACCACGCTCCTCACCCAGCTCCGCCACCTCGCCGCCGAACGCGGCTGCACGGTGCTGTCGGCGCGCGGCGGCGAGCAGGAGCGGCAGGTGCCGTTCCACGTGATGCGCCAGCTGATCCAGCCGGTCTTCGCCGCCATGGCGGAGGAGGAGCGGCGCCAGATCCTCGGCGACTGGTACGACATCGTGGCGCCCGCCACCGGTCTGTCCGCGCCGAAGGCCGGCGCCAACCCCGACCCGCAGGGCGTCCGCGACGGACTGGACTGGGTGATCACCAACCTCTCCGTCCGCAGCGGCCCCGTCGTCCTCGTCCTCGACGACGCGCACTGGGCCGACTCCGAGTCGCTGGCCTGGCTCACCGCCTTCGCCGTCCGCGCGGAGGAGCTGGGCATGCTCATCGTCGTCGCCTGCCGCCCCGACGAGCTGCCGCCCGACGCCGTCCCCCTGCACACCCTCGCCCAGCGCCACGGCTCCCGCTCGCACGAACTGGCCCCGCTCACCTCCGGCGCGGTGGCGCGGATCGTCCGCTCCGCCCTCGGGGAGGGCGCGGACGAGCTGTTCTGCCGCGAGTGCTGGGCGATCACCGGCGGGAACCCCTTCGAGGTCGTCGAGCTCGCCGCGAAGGGCCGCGACCGCGGCCTCGCGCCGCGGGAGGAGAACATCCCCCAGCTCCGCGACCTCGCCTCGGCCGTCAAGGGCAGCGGGCTCATAGAACGGCTCGAACAGCTCGGCCCGTCCGCCGTCCGGCTCGCCTGGGCCGCCGCGGTCGTCGGCACCGGCGTGCCGACCACCGTCGTCGGTACCGTCGCCGCGCTCGGCACGGCCCAGCTGGACGACGCCGTCGAGCAGCTCCAGGCGGCCCGCATCCTGACCGTGCTGCCGAGCCTGCGCCACGAGCGGGTCGTGGAGTTCTACCACCCGCTCATCGCCACCGCCGTGTACCGGTCGATTCCGCCGGGCGTCCGCGTCGGCATGCACGGCGTCGCCGCACAGGCCCTCGTCGACGAGGGGCTCGGCGCCGCGGCAGCCGCCCGCCACATGCTGGAGATGCACCCCGAGGGTGACCCGTGGGTGGTCCAGCAGCTGCGCCACGCCGCCCGCGACAGCTTCTCCGCCGGCGCGCCCGACGCCGCACGCCGCTACCTCGCCCGCGCGCTGCGCGAACCGCCGGACGTCGAGGACCGCGCCCTGGTCCTGTTCGAGCTCGGCTCCGCCAACCTCCCGCACGAGCCGGCCACCACCGTCAACCAGCTGCGCGCCGCGCTGGAGGAACCCAAGATCGAGCAGGAGCTGCGCGAGGCCGTCACCTACCGGCTCGCCCAGGCCCTCGCCCACACGGGTCAGATGCAGCAGGCCACCGAACTCCTCACCGAGGAGGCCCGCCGCACCACCAGCTCCCGCACCCGACTGCGCATGCAGGCCGAGCAGTTCAAGTGGAACGCCGTGCACGTCGACGAACACGACTCGACGGGCCGCTCCCGCCTGCTGACCACGTTCGCCAAGCGCCTCACCGGACGCGACCTCGCCGAGCGGCACATCCTCGGCCTGCGCGCCTGGGACGTCGTGATGCGCGCCGAGCCCGCGGCCCATTCCCTGGACTACGCCGAGCAGGCGCTGCGCGGCGGCATGAGCTGGACCGATTAGGACTTCGGGTTCGAGGTACCGGCCGTCGTCGCGCTCACCCTGATGTACTGCGACCAGCCCGGCCGCGCCGAGGAGCTCTTCCACGACGGCATCGCCGAGTTCGAGGCGAAGGGCTGGCGCGGCGCCCACCTCTCCTTCGCCTACACCCTGCTCGGCTACATCCGCTTCCGGCGCGGCCGGCTCGCGGAGGCCGAGGACTTCGTCCGCAGCGGTCTGCAGATCGCCGACCGCGTCGGGCACGGCATCCCCGCGCAGTGGTACGCCGTCGGCATCCTCATCGAGACGCTCCTCGCCCGGGGCCGCGCCGACGAGGCCCAGCGGGTCGCCGCCCGGTACCGCTTCGGCGCCGACTTCCCCAAGGTCGTGGTCTATCCCGATCCGCAGGCCGTCTGGGGCAAGCTGCTGCTGGCCCGCGGCAGGACCGACGAGGCCGTCCAGCAACTCACCGCAGCCGGCCGGCGACTGGAGCGGCGAGGCACCCGCAACCCCGCGTGGAGCCCCTGGCAGCTCGACCTGGCCCTCGCCCTCGCCGACCGCCACCCGGAGGAGGCCCGGAAGAACGCCGACGCGGCGGTGGCCCGCGCCCGCGCGTTCGGCACGGCCAGCGCCGTCGGTCAGGCCCTGCGCGTCGCCGCGGCGATCAGCGAGCCGATCAACGGCGTCGCCCTCCTGGGCGAGGCCGTCGACCACCTCGAACAGTCGCCGGCGGCGTACGAGCTGGCGCACGCCCTCATCGACCACGGCACCGCGCTGCGCGCCCTCGGCAGCCTCGACCTCGCCGCCCAGCAGCTCTACCGCGGCATGGAGACCGCCGTCGCCTGCGGCGCGGACTCGCTCGCCGCCCGGGCCCGCGGCCAGCTCGCCGCGGCCGGACTGAGGCCCCGGCGTCCGCTCCCCGCCGAACGCGACACCCTCACGATCCTGGAGGAGGCCGCCGCCCGGCACGCCGCCGAGGGTCTGGACAACACCGCCATAGCCGACCGGATGGGCAGCGACGAACAGTCCGTCTCGGAGCTGCTGTCGGCCGTGTTCACCAAGCTCGGCACCGACCGGCTCGGCCTGTGCCGCGCCCTCGGCCACTGACCCCACCCGCCAGGTGGCGGACCGGCCGCCCGGGGCGACACCCCGGGCGGCCGGGCCCGTCAGGGGACGGCCGGATCCGGCTCCGGGCCCGTGACGCGCAGCTTCGACTGGCCGTGCGGCAGGAGCTCCCAGTCGTCCATGAACCGCGCCCGCAGACCGTGCTTGCGGGCCAGGCCCACCAGTGTCTCGGTCCGGTAGTAGAAGTCCTCCCGCAGCACCTGGTGTTCCCTGCCCTCGGTCCGGTCGAAGGTGAAGTCGAAGAAGCCGCCCGGCGCCAGCACCCGCCCCACGTGCGCCAGGCACTCGTCGATGACCTCCAGCGGCGAGTGCGAGAACACGCTGTGCGCGTGCACCACCGTGAAGTGGGCGTCCGGCAGGAAGTCCAGCGTCAGGTCGTCGACCGGCGTCAGGTACGGCATCCGGTCCTGCAGCCCGTACCGCACCAGCGTCCGCTTCGCCTCGATCAGGATGTCCGGGGAGATGTCGATGCCGTAGTAGTGGCCCGGCTCCAGGTGCCGGATGAAGCGCCAGCCCGCCCGGAGGTTGCCGCACCCGATCTCCAGCATCCGGTCCTCGGGCCGCAGTCCGTGCCCGACCAGGTAGTCGAACTGCATCCGGCCGATCGCCAGCCACCGTTCGCGCGACGGCGCCCCGCCCACGGCCGCCTCCGGGCTGCGGGCCGTGTCGCTCGCCATCACCCCCCGGTAGTAGGCGACGTGATCGCCGCGGCTGCGCAGCCGCAGCCACAGGTCACGCCCGGCGCGCCGCACGTATGGGACGACCCGCTCCGGGTGCCGCACCGCGTAGCGCACCTTGTACCCGGGCCTCGACCGGTCCGTCCACGACCGCGAGAACGGACTTGGCGGCATGGCGCCCTCCTGATGTGTGCACGTGTGGATGGTTGCCGGTCCACCGTGCACCCGGTGCGGGCGGGGCGCCCGGCGCACCACCCGTCCGGGCGCGACGGCACCCGCACGGGGGGCGTCGACTACTCCGTCCGTGTCACCGGCGGGCGGCGCGCCCCGGCCGGGCCGTCCAGTGCGCCGGGCGGGTCAGCGCGTCGGGGATCCTCGTCGCCCCGTCGCCCCGGGCGGCGTTCAGCTGCGCCTGGGTGAGGAACAGGGCGCCCGTCAGGTCCGCGCCCGACAGATCGGCGTCGCGCAGGTCGGCGCCGATGAAGTCCGCCCGGCGCAGGTCGGCGCCCGTGAGGTCGGCGGCGATCAGGTAGGCGCCGCGCAGGCTCGCACCGCGCAACCGGGCGCCCCGCAAGCGGGCGCCCATCAGGTCCGCGCCCCGGTGGTCCCTGCGCCGCCCCGGCACCTCCGCGCGGGCGAGCTCGCCGGCACGCAGCAGCAGCACGTTGACCTCGGCGCGCAGCGCCCCCACGTCGAGGGCCGACAGCTCGTCGGCGCCGCCGCGGCTCAGCGCGTCGATCCGGTCGTGCAGCCGGCTCAGCTCCGGGTGGACGGGCCGGGCGGCCGGCAGGTCCAGCGCCTCCGCCGCGTACCGCAGCAGCTCGTGCAGCTGCCGCACCACCGGGAACACCGCGAACATCGTGCGGGCCGTGTCCGGTTCGGCCCGCCAGTCGCGGCCGCCGAACGTCACCTGCGACACCTTCTGCCCGGCCCCCAGGCAGTCGAAGACGGTGCAGCCGGTGTACCCGCTCTCCCGCAGCCGGGTGTGGATGCCGCAGCGGAAGTCGTCCCGGAGGTTGCCGCAGGGCGTGCCGGCGGGCTTGTCGGCGGCGAAGTCGGCGGAGCGGGCGAAGGGCAGGGCCACGCAGCAGAGCCCGAAGCAGTTCGCGCAGTCGGCCTTCAGGTCGGGGCGGTCGGTGTGCGGGATGTGCGACGGCACGACGGTGGTTCTCCAACGGGTGTGCGGGTGTGCGGGCGTGCGGGTGTGCGGGTGTGCGGGTGCGGGGCCGAGCCGTGGCCCCGGGTGCGGGCCGCGGTCGGCGCGGTGGGCGGACGTACGTGCTCATTGTCCCTCCTCTGAGCAGGGGCCCGTTCGGTAACGTAGAGCCATGCCACGGTTACACGGGGGTGAGTGACGTGGGCGTGATCGCCGGCGAGGAGCGCCACCCCGGGACACTGCCCGTCCAGCACATGGGAGCCGGGGACCACGCGTTCCTCTGCTACGACCGGGAGACCCCCGGCTGGGACGTCCTCACGGCCTTCGTGTGGGCGGGACTGGCGCGGGGGGAGAAGGTCATCGTGTTCGGACCCCCGCACCTGAGCGAGACGCAGCTGCGGACGCGGCTGCGCGACGCGCCCGGCCCGCTCGTCGCCACCGGCTTCGAGAGCGCGCAGCTGGAGATGAGCAGCATGCGCGAACTGATCCTGCCCGCACCGAGGTTCACCGCCGATCGCCAGTGGCAGCGGATCACCGAGGAGGTCGGCGCCGCCCGCGCCGAGGGGTACCGCGGACTGCGCACGTACATCGACATGGGCTGGGTCGCGGACCTCGGGGCGGACCTCGACCTGATGGTGGACCGCGAGCGCCGGGCCGGCCACCTCTTCGCCGACGGGTTCTACAGCGAGGTCTGCGCCTACGAACGCGACCGCTTCCCCGCGCCGGTCCTGGAGGCGATGTGCCGGGCCCACCCCCGCAACCTCCTCCCGGCGCTGGGCCGGTTGCGCTGCCCGTACGGCGAGGGCGTCCTGCGCGTCATCGGCGACGCGGACAGCGCCACGTACGACTGCTTCCGGCGGGCCGTGGACGGCGCCCTGCGGGGCCTCCCGCGGGGCCGGCCCGCCACGGTCGACCTGCGGCGCACCGGCTACCTCGGCCCCGAGTGCGCGGCCGAGCTCGTCCGCGCCCTCACCGGCCCGCCGGCGCTCCGGTCCGTCCGGGTCCGCTGCTCGCCGGGGCACGCCCTGCTGCTGCGGCGTCTGGGCGCGGACCCGGCAGTCCTGGACACGACGGGATAGGCAGATGGCGCTGGAAACGGCCGGGACGGTGCCCGGCAACGGAGAGGGAGCGGACATCCTGCTGCGGTGTCCGTTCGGCGGCTCGGACATCCCCCGGCTGCGGGTGCTCGTGGAGAGCCACGCGGCGCAGGCGGGCCTGCCGGAGCCGCGGCGTGGCGACTTCGTGGTGGCGGTGGACGCCGTCGTGGTCAACGCCGTGCGGCACGCGGGCGGTTCCGGGGTCCTGGTGCTCGCGCGGACCGCGCGGGAGCTGGAATGCCGGGTCTCGGACCGGGGGCCGGGGTTCACCGAGGACGTCATCCCCGAGCTCGCTCCGGGGATCGGCGGCGCCTGCCCGGGCCGCGGGCTGTGGCTGACCCGGCTGATCACCGACCGGCTGACCGTCACCCCCGGCCCGGCCGGCGGCAGCACCGTCACCTTCGCGATGCGCCTGGGGGACGGCCGCTGACGGCCTCCCGGCCGGGGGCCGGGAGGCCGGGAGGCCGGGGGCCGGCCCCCGGCCGGGGCCAGGGGCTGGGCCCCCGGGAGACGGAGGATCAGGGGAGCGGGGGAGCGGACGGTCAGGAGGGCGCGGCGGACCGGGCCCGGTCGATCACCGTGTCGAGGAGGGACAGCAGCGTCGCGCGCACCTCGTCCCGGACGCGCGCGTCCAGCAGCAGGACGGGCGTCTCGGGGTCGCGCAGGCGCAGCGCCGCCCTGATCTCCCCGGCGGTGTACGGCTGCCGGCCGTGGAAGCAGTTCGCGCCGACGACGAACGGCAGACCGCGGCTCTCGAAGAAGTCGACCGCGGGGAAGCCCCGGTCGAGCCGCCGGGTGTCCACGAGGACGATCGCGCCGAGCGCCCCGTGCAGCAGGTCGTCCCACAGGAACCAGAAGCGCTCCTGGCCCGGCGTGCCGAACAGGTACAGGACGACGCCCGCGTCGTCGAGCGTGATGCGGCCGAAGTCCATCGCCACGGTCGTCGCGGACTTGGCCTCGATGCCGTCGAGGTCGTCGACGCCCACGCCGGCGGCGGTGAGG
This portion of the Streptomyces changanensis genome encodes:
- the tgmA gene encoding putative ATP-grasp-modified RiPP yields the protein MGRPFALRYAVPAGAGAGTAPPYAYDAALQLNVLPDGRPAVADPEVLRAAGTTTSTAGSQTHFDD
- a CDS encoding S8 family peptidase, which produces MLPHISAGLRRSAAAVALGAAVALAAPAAPAAAAPQAAAATPTAATAPTGAWAAGTRAYLVITTPGDTSAVRAAVAGNGGTVFAHYDAIGVVVAHSASATFATTMRGVSGVQQVGATRTSDVPADAYAPALPPTPTQSATTLTESDRWDMTQIRADQAWAVTTGSATVKVGVLDTGVDDLHQDIAPNFNAADSVSCAYGRADTRAGAWRDVGTHGTHVAGTIAAAKNGKGVIGVAPGVRISSVRIAEPTTSMFFAENTICGFMWAGDHGFRVTNNSYYTDPWMFNCPDDADQAAIIEGVRRAQAYAEGKGSLQVAAAGNSNYDLANKTTDTSSPNDSTPVSRRITNACVDIPTELPGVVTVAAMGRGNVKASYSNFGRDVIDIAAPGGDGSSGVYSTLPGGKYGNMNGTSMASPHVAGVAALLASVNPSFTPADLRARLASQATDTACPSDSRCTGTTAKNGFFGEGQTDALKAVGGSTPTPGTYFENTADVAITDNGTVESPITVTGVSGNAPAALKVGVDVKHTYRGDLVLSLVAPDGTVYPLEDFANGDSGDDVVKTYTVNASAEVAAGTWKLRVRDVATQDSGRIDAWNLTF
- a CDS encoding MerR family transcriptional regulator; this translates as MSVEETWSIGELAERAGVTVKTVRYYSDLGLLPEDGRSAGGHRRYGPGALDRLRLIRSLRGLDVPVADVGRVLEREGALDDVIAGHLRDVGSRMVALRWREAALRLLQESPAEERAERLCLVGSLGTPPSTAPVARFLRRVLPPRLPARLFSAISDAAVPQPPAEPTPAQVLALARLNALAADGTGAVTVCRTVPGDPGGACRPAVLYEALAEVYAAAAPELRAARQPSGGAVDAFVAAHAGARGLRDTPAFRRRLTVYLDELAHPGVDRFWRLTAELAASPEPTFGATDDWLRAALAAEVTAAG
- a CDS encoding terpene synthase family protein, giving the protein MDRGLIDGAWEQFAGIGFGHLTARVDRGAPYERIVLLSEWMAWSFVLDDQHDLLIREGRLDAWQPVSDAIARHVRGERSGRPGAAPHSALLDTFVELCDRILAGMPPSIQDRYRVHVPRMLRSLDEEAANRRPGHRPTVEEYVLTRRHSSQLLPMMDMVEADQGIEVPAEIRRSPAFQELAWSAIDVISWGNDVFSLPKEYSCGDTNNLAALLAAWHDLTLTDAVRAVEERVHARVEDFLAAARRLPGALEGFGVTDAAARTATDRCVRSYEDWMVGADLWQRYDCTRYRDERFAAGLEAAYTRPDLLSAA
- a CDS encoding cytochrome P450, yielding MARTSHRTSSDGPERSDGPARPGPDGPGPARPGATAVAPMAPGRLPVLGHALQLWRGPIAFLESLRPAGAVVRVDLGGWPLHVLTDPDLIHTVLVGEAQDYGRGRIFEKLRPLFGNGIATTDGAFHRKQRRLMQPAFQRNRISRYAELMCREADAMASSWSAGTEVRVDREMRRFALSAVAGMIFSGDVDQPAVREVHRSFPIILEGMLVRTVMPKAFDRLPIPLNRRFDGAATRLRAIIDEVVAEYGPEDRGQDDLISLLLSSTDAETGETMSAEQVRDELITILFGGTETASTTLSWIFHELARHPDVEKRVHAEVDAVVGDRPVRPDDLAALTYTRSVFEESLRLHSPLLFTRRTLTPVTLGGVAIPAGAEIAYSPYALHRDPALFRDPTTFDADRWSDADPSRLPRLNSFIPFGAGQHKCIGDAFAVAEILSAVASVASRWRLAPVPGSVVKEVPAGIPLPDALPMVPVPRR
- a CDS encoding ATP-binding protein, coding for MTTAGEQQERDTAPLLEAPLLERDSELRAIRRALDGLCGTSAAGAHTTRQGGVLAFAGPAGLGKTTLLTQLRHLAAERGCTVLSARGGEQERQVPFHVMRQLIQPVFAAMAEEERRQILGDWYDIVAPATGLSAPKAGANPDPQGVRDGLDWVITNLSVRSGPVVLVLDDAHWADSESLAWLTAFAVRAEELGMLIVVACRPDELPPDAVPLHTLAQRHGSRSHELAPLTSGAVARIVRSALGEGADELFCRECWAITGGNPFEVVELAAKGRDRGLAPREENIPQLRDLASAVKGSGLIERLEQLGPSAVRLAWAAAVVGTGVPTTVVGTVAALGTAQLDDAVEQLQAARILTVLPSLRHERVVEFYHPLIATAVYRSIPPGVRVGMHGVAAQALVDEGLGAAAAARHMLEMHPEGDPWVVQQLRHAARDSFSAGAPDAARRYLARALREPPDVEDRALVLFELGSANLPHEPATTVNQLRAALEEPKIEQELREAVTYRLAQALAHTGQMQQATELLTEEARRTTSSRTRLRMQAEQFKWNAVHVDEHDSTGRSRLLTTFAKRLTGRDLAERHILGLRAWDVVMRAEPAAHSLDYAEQALRGGMSWTD